One stretch of Cyanobium sp. Tous-M-B4 DNA includes these proteins:
- a CDS encoding YggS family pyridoxal phosphate-dependent enzyme has product MVPRPTPIGVSCLIRPSSESLAGRLAALQAELPPGCRLLAVSKGQPADRIREAVAAGQRSFGESRLQEAVLKQAELADLAPLDWHFIGRLQANKARGVVRHFGTIHSLDSLELARRLARIAAEEQRQPAVFFQVKFRPDPAKTGFEPAELCQHWPELAGLAPLQPLGLMTLAPLGLGEAERRALFGECDALATQLGLPERSMGMSGDWPEAAAAGSTWVRIGSGLFGPRQIH; this is encoded by the coding sequence ATGGTCCCGAGGCCCACGCCCATTGGCGTCAGTTGTTTGATCAGACCTTCATCTGAATCCTTGGCCGGGAGACTGGCCGCCCTCCAGGCCGAGCTGCCGCCAGGCTGCCGCCTGTTGGCGGTGAGCAAGGGTCAGCCCGCTGATCGGATCCGCGAAGCGGTGGCCGCCGGCCAGCGCAGCTTTGGTGAAAGTCGCCTGCAGGAGGCGGTGCTCAAGCAGGCCGAGCTGGCCGATCTGGCGCCCCTCGACTGGCATTTCATCGGTCGGCTGCAGGCCAATAAGGCCCGGGGTGTGGTGCGCCACTTCGGCACCATCCACTCCCTCGACAGCCTTGAGCTGGCTAGGCGCCTGGCCCGCATCGCCGCCGAGGAGCAGCGCCAGCCGGCGGTGTTTTTTCAGGTGAAATTTCGCCCCGATCCCGCCAAGACCGGCTTTGAGCCCGCTGAGCTCTGCCAGCACTGGCCCGAGCTGGCTGGCTTAGCCCCCCTGCAGCCCTTGGGCCTGATGACCCTGGCGCCCCTGGGCCTGGGCGAGGCCGAGCGCCGGGCCCTGTTTGGTGAGTGCGACGCCCTGGCGACGCAGCTGGGCCTGCCGGAGCGCTCGATGGGTATGAGTGGCGACTGGCCCGAGGCGGCTGCGGCTGGCAGCACCTGGGTTCGCATTGGTAGCGGCCTGTTTGGCCCTCGCCAAATTCATTAA
- a CDS encoding DUF3119 family protein — MTSPAPGTSGVVLEPAYGVALGVIGLGLAALALTPLWAGAIWLSLVVAVFGLFLLLQTRLLRLEFGGDALLVWRQQTLLRRFPYQEWLSWTIFWPGLPVLFYFREQGSIHFLPVLFDATSLRQQLEQHLSQLPPAAPPDSPSDV, encoded by the coding sequence ATGACCTCCCCTGCCCCCGGCACTAGCGGCGTAGTCCTCGAACCCGCCTACGGAGTAGCCCTTGGCGTGATTGGCCTGGGACTGGCAGCTCTGGCCCTAACGCCGCTGTGGGCTGGGGCCATCTGGCTCAGCCTGGTCGTAGCGGTGTTCGGTTTGTTTCTGCTGCTACAAACCCGCCTGCTGCGGCTGGAATTTGGCGGCGATGCCCTGCTGGTGTGGCGTCAGCAGACCCTGCTGCGCCGCTTCCCCTACCAAGAATGGCTGAGCTGGACGATCTTTTGGCCGGGGCTGCCGGTGCTGTTTTATTTCCGTGAACAGGGCAGCATCCACTTCCTGCCCGTGCTCTTTGATGCAACCAGCCTGCGCCAGCAGCTGGAGCAGCACCTGAGCCAGCTTCCCCCCGCCGCACCTCCCGATTCCCCAAGCGATGTCTGA
- the proC gene encoding pyrroline-5-carboxylate reductase produces the protein MTPTFGVVGLGRMAQALLFPLLEAGLVQREGVRAVVASEASAACLAQAHGLAVATDAAAAWSAPVVLLAVKPQQLEAVAPAAAGGSGGLLISVLAGVTLARLQRLFPGWQCVRAVPNTPALVRAGLTGLAFGAEVPSDQRRWVQQLFAQVGEVHELPEAQLDAFLALTSSGPAFVAVVAEALADGAVAAGLPRLLAQRLAHRTLAGSAAMLEERDLHPGQLKDMVSSPAGTTIAGLRQLEKAGLRSALIEAVLAAAQRSRELA, from the coding sequence GTGACGCCAACCTTCGGCGTAGTGGGCCTGGGCCGTATGGCCCAGGCTTTGCTGTTTCCCCTGCTGGAAGCAGGTCTGGTGCAGCGCGAGGGTGTGCGGGCAGTTGTCGCCAGCGAAGCCTCGGCCGCCTGCCTGGCCCAAGCCCACGGTTTGGCCGTGGCTACTGATGCAGCTGCAGCCTGGTCTGCGCCGGTGGTGTTGCTGGCGGTCAAGCCCCAGCAGCTCGAGGCCGTGGCACCGGCGGCGGCTGGTGGTTCGGGCGGACTGCTGATCTCCGTGCTCGCCGGGGTCACCCTGGCGCGGCTGCAGCGTTTGTTTCCCGGCTGGCAGTGCGTGCGCGCCGTGCCAAATACCCCGGCCCTGGTGCGGGCGGGCCTCACGGGCCTGGCCTTTGGCGCCGAGGTGCCCTCAGACCAGCGCCGCTGGGTGCAGCAGCTCTTCGCCCAGGTGGGCGAGGTGCACGAGCTGCCTGAAGCCCAGCTCGATGCCTTTCTGGCGCTCACCTCATCTGGGCCCGCCTTTGTGGCGGTGGTAGCCGAAGCCTTGGCCGATGGCGCTGTTGCTGCCGGCTTGCCGAGGCTCCTAGCCCAGCGGCTGGCTCACCGCACCCTGGCTGGCAGCGCCGCCATGCTGGAGGAGCGCGATCTCCATCCTGGCCAGCTCAAGGACATGGTGAGCTCCCCGGCTGGTACCACCATCGCCGGTCTGCGTCAGCTGGAAAAAGCTGGCCTGCGCTCAGCCTTGATCGAGGCCGTGCTGGCTGCTGCCCAGCGCAGCCGCGAGCTGGCCTGA
- a CDS encoding cell division protein SepF, whose amino-acid sequence MSLFSRLRAVVSGDDYLDGDYDDELDYDGGEQPEPSYTSRSSALALSSDFSADDPFAGTNVIGMPGLSTAVAEVTLMEPRSFDEMPRAIQALRERKTVILNLTMMEPDQAQRAVDFVAGGTFAIDGHQERVGESIFLFAPSCVTVTNATSDEASSPTIVSREISEPQQDVAPSPAWGRQDAAI is encoded by the coding sequence GTGTCGTTGTTTTCCCGTCTGCGTGCCGTTGTCTCAGGAGACGACTATCTCGATGGCGACTACGACGATGAGCTCGATTACGACGGCGGCGAGCAGCCTGAGCCGAGCTACACCAGTCGTTCTAGCGCTCTAGCCCTGAGTTCCGATTTCAGCGCTGACGATCCTTTTGCCGGCACCAACGTGATCGGCATGCCCGGCCTTTCCACGGCCGTTGCCGAGGTGACCCTGATGGAGCCGCGCAGCTTCGATGAAATGCCCCGCGCCATTCAGGCCCTGCGCGAGCGCAAGACCGTGATCCTCAACCTCACGATGATGGAGCCCGATCAGGCCCAGCGCGCCGTGGATTTTGTGGCAGGCGGCACCTTCGCTATTGACGGCCACCAGGAGCGGGTGGGTGAAAGCATTTTTCTGTTTGCGCCTAGCTGCGTCACGGTGACCAACGCCACCAGCGACGAGGCCTCTTCGCCCACGATCGTGAGCCGCGAGATCAGCGAGCCCCAGCAGGACGTGGCCCCCAGCCCGGCCTGGGGCCGCCAGGACGCCGCCATTTAG
- the plsY gene encoding glycerol-3-phosphate 1-O-acyltransferase PlsY, translating into MLIAGYLLGSIPSGYLAGRWLAGLDIRREGSGSTGATNVLRVVGKGPALAVFLVDVLKGAAAVLLAKTLLDPFGVGVVLAGLAALAGHIWPVWLGWKGGKAVATGLGMLLGLTWPVGLACFGIFLAVLSLSRIVSLSSVVAALALPLLMLGWFADQGLGLRWPYLGLALLTTVLVLWRHRSNIKRLLAGTEPRLGASKD; encoded by the coding sequence ATGCTGATCGCCGGCTACCTGCTCGGCTCAATCCCCAGCGGTTACCTGGCGGGGCGCTGGCTGGCTGGCCTCGACATCCGCCGCGAGGGTTCCGGCTCCACCGGTGCCACCAACGTGCTGCGGGTGGTCGGCAAGGGGCCGGCCCTGGCGGTGTTCTTAGTGGATGTGCTCAAAGGCGCCGCCGCCGTGCTGCTGGCCAAGACCCTGCTCGACCCCTTTGGCGTTGGCGTAGTACTGGCTGGCCTAGCGGCGCTGGCTGGCCACATTTGGCCGGTGTGGCTGGGCTGGAAGGGTGGCAAGGCGGTGGCCACCGGCCTGGGGATGTTGCTGGGGCTCACCTGGCCGGTGGGGCTGGCCTGCTTCGGCATCTTCTTGGCCGTGCTCAGCCTCAGCCGCATCGTGTCCCTATCCAGCGTCGTGGCGGCGCTGGCCCTGCCCCTGCTGATGCTGGGCTGGTTTGCTGATCAGGGGCTGGGTCTGCGCTGGCCATACCTGGGCCTGGCCCTGCTCACCACCGTGCTGGTGCTGTGGCGCCACCGCAGCAACATCAAAAGGCTGCTAGCCGGCACCGAACCCAGACTGGGGGCTTCCAAGGACTGA
- a CDS encoding DUF3086 domain-containing protein: MSDDPSQASPTPASPEPPSAAPWQELALTELQQQRTALLEEIRELEARRGQIQKEIEASFAGQADGVARRLKGFQDYLVGALQDLAVAAEQVELVPQQVLVQPSPLDQISSTPVASQPLAAVAAAGLFGPDEVLIRERLARFGGQPDFYADPWQLRRSLDASGAALLDDWFLGQGGRGAQPSCGSRSRNALVAAAAIAILGELYGERFQTLVLASQPERLGEWRRGLQDCLGLSREDFGPSSGIVLFERADALVERADRLEERGELPFIVVDAGEPVIEIPILQFPLWLVFAAGPGELMADETY; this comes from the coding sequence ATGTCTGACGACCCCAGCCAGGCTTCCCCCACCCCTGCCAGCCCCGAGCCCCCCTCAGCAGCACCCTGGCAGGAGCTGGCCCTTACGGAGCTGCAGCAGCAGCGCACGGCCCTGCTCGAGGAGATCCGCGAGCTGGAAGCGCGCCGCGGCCAGATCCAAAAAGAGATCGAAGCGAGCTTTGCAGGTCAGGCCGATGGGGTGGCCAGGCGGCTCAAGGGCTTCCAGGACTACCTGGTGGGAGCCCTGCAGGATCTCGCCGTGGCCGCCGAGCAGGTGGAACTGGTGCCCCAGCAGGTGCTGGTGCAGCCCTCCCCCCTCGACCAGATCAGCAGCACCCCCGTAGCCAGCCAACCCCTAGCGGCTGTAGCGGCCGCGGGGCTGTTCGGCCCAGACGAAGTCCTGATTCGCGAGCGCCTTGCGCGCTTTGGCGGCCAGCCCGACTTCTACGCCGATCCCTGGCAGCTGCGCCGCAGCCTGGATGCCAGCGGAGCCGCCCTGCTCGACGACTGGTTCCTGGGCCAGGGGGGCAGGGGCGCCCAGCCCAGCTGCGGCAGCCGCAGCCGCAATGCCCTGGTGGCCGCCGCCGCCATCGCCATCCTCGGCGAACTCTATGGCGAGCGCTTCCAAACCCTGGTGCTGGCCAGCCAACCGGAGCGTCTGGGGGAGTGGCGCCGCGGCCTGCAGGACTGCCTGGGCCTTTCCCGCGAGGATTTCGGACCCAGCAGCGGCATCGTCCTGTTTGAGCGGGCCGATGCCCTGGTGGAGCGGGCCGACCGCCTCGAAGAGCGGGGCGAGCTGCCCTTCATCGTGGTGGATGCGGGCGAGCCGGTAATCGAGATCCCAATCCTGCAGTTTCCGCTCTGGTTGGTCTTCGCGGCCGGCCCCGGCGAACTTATGGCCGACGAAACCTATTAA
- a CDS encoding PipX family protein, giving the protein MSPERYLNHPTFGMLYRVAAVSEGRDLFATLYAQRIFFVVTLQPRGATFEVVPLMDARHFAEQNLVRSRRDGPEAHAHWRQLFDQTFI; this is encoded by the coding sequence GTGAGTCCGGAGCGCTACCTCAACCATCCCACCTTCGGGATGCTCTATCGGGTGGCGGCGGTTTCCGAAGGCCGGGATCTGTTCGCCACCCTCTATGCCCAGCGCATTTTTTTCGTCGTCACCCTGCAGCCCCGTGGCGCCACCTTTGAGGTGGTGCCGCTGATGGATGCTCGCCACTTTGCTGAGCAAAATCTGGTGCGCTCCCGCCGCGATGGTCCCGAGGCCCACGCCCATTGGCGTCAGTTGTTTGATCAGACCTTCATCTGA